A single window of Salvia splendens isolate huo1 chromosome 6, SspV2, whole genome shotgun sequence DNA harbors:
- the LOC121808440 gene encoding uncharacterized protein LOC121808440 → MPSFHAEIGLFVSQFEFRIVRAASEDHLVHELGKRWTAGATSFLYWTPGHDEKKSSCIAEKMFGIDSRELNAPSEESYPKGQLERNTKRLADVVSDASNFQSFIMMNFGSFSNNLSTPSGEFVSGWCSSNILVCEEDAPLKFTVMSCIVFSSRIFE, encoded by the exons ATGCCTTCCTTCCATGCTGAAATCGG GTTATTTGTAAGTCAGTTTGAGTTCCGAATCGTTCGTGCTGCATCGGAAGATCATTTAGTCCAT GAGCTTGGGAAGAGGTGGACTGCAGGAGCAACTAGCTTCCTATATTGGACTCCCGGCCATGATGAAAAAAAGA GTTCTTGCATTGCTGAAAAAATGTTTGGTATAGATTCAAGAGAGTTAAATGCTCCCTCCGAGGAAAGTTACCCGAAGGGCCAACTGGAACGTAATACAAAGCGCTTGGCAGATGTCGTCTCAGATGcttcaaattttcagtcatTCATTATGATGAACTTT GGAAGCTTTAGCAACAATCTTTCTACTCCCTCTGGAGAGTTTGTATCTGGCTGGTGCTCGTCTAACATTCTAGTTTGTGAAGAGGATGCACCATTAAA GTTCACTGTTATGTCATGCATAGTCTTTAGTTCCAGGATTTTTGAATGA